A window of Callospermophilus lateralis isolate mCalLat2 chromosome 13, mCalLat2.hap1, whole genome shotgun sequence contains these coding sequences:
- the Abi1 gene encoding abl interactor 1 isoform X14, which produces MAELQMLLEEEIPSGKRALIESYQNLTRVADYCENNYIQTVDIHKEKVARREIGILTTNKNTSRTHKIIAPANMERPVRYIRKPIDYTVLDDVGHGVKHGNNQPARTGTLSRTNPPTQKPPSPPMSGRGTLGRNTPYKTLEPVKPPTVPNDYMTSPARLGSQHSPGRTASLNQRPRTHSGSSGGSGSRENSGSSSIGIPIAVPTPSPPTIGPAPGSAPGSQYGTMTRQISRHNSTTSSTSSGGYRRTPSVTAQFSAQPHVNGGPLYSQNSIADSPTPPPPPPPDDIPMFDDSPPPPPPPPVDYEDEEAAVVQYNDPYADGDPAWAPKNYIEKVVAIYDYTKDKDDELSFMEGAIIYVIKKNDDGWYEGVCNRVTGLFPGNYVESIMHYAD; this is translated from the exons ACTGTGGATATTCATAAAGAGAAAGTGGCTCGAAGAGAGATCGGTATTTTGACCACAAATAAGAATACATCAAGAACTCACAAAATAATAGCACCTGCAAATATGGAGCGCCCTGTAAGATATATTCGAAAACCTATTGACTACACAGTTCTCGATGATGTTGGCCATGGTGTGAAG CATGGAAATAACCAGCCTGCAAGAACTGGCACACTGTCTAGAACAAATCCTCCTACTCAGAAACCACCAAGTCCTCCCATGTCAGGCCGGGGAACGTTGGG acGAAATACTCCTTATAAAACCCTGGAACCTGTTAAACCCCCAACAGTTCCTAATGATTATATGACCAGTCCTGCAAGACTTGGAAGTCAGCATAGTCCAGGCAGGACAGCTTCTTTAAATCAGAGACCAAGGACACACAG TGGAAGTAGTGGAGGAAGTGGAAGTCGAGAAAATAGTGGAAGCAGTAGTATTGGCATTCCCATTGCTGTGCCTACACCTTCACCACCCACTATTGGACCAG CCCCGGGCTCAGCTCCTGGTTCCCAGTATGGCACAATGACCAGGCAGATTTCTCGACACAACTCTACTACTTCTTCGACATCTTCTGGTGGATACAGACGGACTCCCTCTGTGACTGCTCAATTTTCTGCTCAGCCTCATGTTAATGGAGGTCCACTTTATTCTCAAAATTCAA TTGCTGATAGCCCAACTCCACCGCCACCACCTCCACCAGATGACATTCCCATGTTTGATGACTCTCCACCCCCGCCCCCACCGCCTCCAGTGGACTATGAAGATGAAGAAGCTGCAGTAGTTCAGTATAATGATCCATATGCAGATGGGGATCCTGCCTGGGCCCCCAAGAATTATATTGAGAAAG TTGTTGCAATATATGATTATACAAAAGACAAGGATGATGAGCTGTCATTTATGGAGGGTGCAATCATTTAtgttataaagaagaatgatgaTGGCTGGTATGAAGGAGTCTGCAATCGAGTGACTGGTCTCTTCCCTGGGAACTACGTTGAATCAATCATGCACTATGCtgattaa
- the Abi1 gene encoding abl interactor 1 isoform X9 → MAELQMLLEEEIPSGKRALIESYQNLTRVADYCENNYIQTVDIHKEKVARREIGILTTNKNTSRTHKIIAPANMERPVRYIRKPIDYTVLDDVGHGVKWLKAKHGNNQPARTGTLSRTNPPTQKPPSPPMSGRGTLGRNTPYKTLEPVKPPTVPNDYMTSPARLGSQHSPGRTASLNQRPRTHSGSSGGSGSRENSGSSSIGIPIAVPTPSPPTIGPAAPGSAPGSQYGTMTRQISRHNSTTSSTSSGGYRRTPSVTAQFSAQPHVNGGPLYSQNSISIAPPPPPMPQLTPQIPLTGFVARVQENIADSPTPPPPPPPDDIPMFDDSPPPPPPPPVDYEDEEAAVVQYNDPYADGDPAWAPKNYIEKVVAIYDYTKDKDDELSFMEGAIIYVIKKNDDGWYEGVCNRVTGLFPGNYVESIMHYAD, encoded by the exons ACTGTGGATATTCATAAAGAGAAAGTGGCTCGAAGAGAGATCGGTATTTTGACCACAAATAAGAATACATCAAGAACTCACAAAATAATAGCACCTGCAAATATGGAGCGCCCTGTAAGATATATTCGAAAACCTATTGACTACACAGTTCTCGATGATGTTGGCCATGGTGTGAAG TGGCTAAAAGCCAAG CATGGAAATAACCAGCCTGCAAGAACTGGCACACTGTCTAGAACAAATCCTCCTACTCAGAAACCACCAAGTCCTCCCATGTCAGGCCGGGGAACGTTGGG acGAAATACTCCTTATAAAACCCTGGAACCTGTTAAACCCCCAACAGTTCCTAATGATTATATGACCAGTCCTGCAAGACTTGGAAGTCAGCATAGTCCAGGCAGGACAGCTTCTTTAAATCAGAGACCAAGGACACACAG TGGAAGTAGTGGAGGAAGTGGAAGTCGAGAAAATAGTGGAAGCAGTAGTATTGGCATTCCCATTGCTGTGCCTACACCTTCACCACCCACTATTGGACCAG CAGCCCCGGGCTCAGCTCCTGGTTCCCAGTATGGCACAATGACCAGGCAGATTTCTCGACACAACTCTACTACTTCTTCGACATCTTCTGGTGGATACAGACGGACTCCCTCTGTGACTGCTCAATTTTCTGCTCAGCCTCATGTTAATGGAGGTCCACTTTATTCTCAAAATTCAA TTTCTATtgctccacctcctccccctATGCCTCAATTGACTCCACAGATACCTCTCACAGGCTTCGTGGCCAGGGTGCAGGAAAACA TTGCTGATAGCCCAACTCCACCGCCACCACCTCCACCAGATGACATTCCCATGTTTGATGACTCTCCACCCCCGCCCCCACCGCCTCCAGTGGACTATGAAGATGAAGAAGCTGCAGTAGTTCAGTATAATGATCCATATGCAGATGGGGATCCTGCCTGGGCCCCCAAGAATTATATTGAGAAAG TTGTTGCAATATATGATTATACAAAAGACAAGGATGATGAGCTGTCATTTATGGAGGGTGCAATCATTTAtgttataaagaagaatgatgaTGGCTGGTATGAAGGAGTCTGCAATCGAGTGACTGGTCTCTTCCCTGGGAACTACGTTGAATCAATCATGCACTATGCtgattaa
- the Abi1 gene encoding abl interactor 1 isoform X10 yields MAELQMLLEEEIPSGKRALIESYQNLTRVADYCENNYIQTVDIHKEKVARREIGILTTNKNTSRTHKIIAPANMERPVRYIRKPIDYTVLDDVGHGVKHGNNQPARTGTLSRTNPPTQKPPSPPMSGRGTLGRNTPYKTLEPVKPPTVPNDYMTSPARLGSQHSPGRTASLNQRPRTHSGSSGGSGSRENSGSSSIGIPIAVPTPSPPTIGPAAPGSAPGSQYGTMTRQISRHNSTTSSTSSGGYRRTPSVTAQFSAQPHVNGGPLYSQNSISIAPPPPPMPQLTPQIPLTGFVARVQENIADSPTPPPPPPPDDIPMFDDSPPPPPPPPVDYEDEEAAVVQYNDPYADGDPAWAPKNYIEKVVAIYDYTKDKDDELSFMEGAIIYVIKKNDDGWYEGVCNRVTGLFPGNYVESIMHYAD; encoded by the exons ACTGTGGATATTCATAAAGAGAAAGTGGCTCGAAGAGAGATCGGTATTTTGACCACAAATAAGAATACATCAAGAACTCACAAAATAATAGCACCTGCAAATATGGAGCGCCCTGTAAGATATATTCGAAAACCTATTGACTACACAGTTCTCGATGATGTTGGCCATGGTGTGAAG CATGGAAATAACCAGCCTGCAAGAACTGGCACACTGTCTAGAACAAATCCTCCTACTCAGAAACCACCAAGTCCTCCCATGTCAGGCCGGGGAACGTTGGG acGAAATACTCCTTATAAAACCCTGGAACCTGTTAAACCCCCAACAGTTCCTAATGATTATATGACCAGTCCTGCAAGACTTGGAAGTCAGCATAGTCCAGGCAGGACAGCTTCTTTAAATCAGAGACCAAGGACACACAG TGGAAGTAGTGGAGGAAGTGGAAGTCGAGAAAATAGTGGAAGCAGTAGTATTGGCATTCCCATTGCTGTGCCTACACCTTCACCACCCACTATTGGACCAG CAGCCCCGGGCTCAGCTCCTGGTTCCCAGTATGGCACAATGACCAGGCAGATTTCTCGACACAACTCTACTACTTCTTCGACATCTTCTGGTGGATACAGACGGACTCCCTCTGTGACTGCTCAATTTTCTGCTCAGCCTCATGTTAATGGAGGTCCACTTTATTCTCAAAATTCAA TTTCTATtgctccacctcctccccctATGCCTCAATTGACTCCACAGATACCTCTCACAGGCTTCGTGGCCAGGGTGCAGGAAAACA TTGCTGATAGCCCAACTCCACCGCCACCACCTCCACCAGATGACATTCCCATGTTTGATGACTCTCCACCCCCGCCCCCACCGCCTCCAGTGGACTATGAAGATGAAGAAGCTGCAGTAGTTCAGTATAATGATCCATATGCAGATGGGGATCCTGCCTGGGCCCCCAAGAATTATATTGAGAAAG TTGTTGCAATATATGATTATACAAAAGACAAGGATGATGAGCTGTCATTTATGGAGGGTGCAATCATTTAtgttataaagaagaatgatgaTGGCTGGTATGAAGGAGTCTGCAATCGAGTGACTGGTCTCTTCCCTGGGAACTACGTTGAATCAATCATGCACTATGCtgattaa
- the Abi1 gene encoding abl interactor 1 isoform X13, with protein MAELQMLLEEEIPSGKRALIESYQNLTRVADYCENNYIQTVDIHKEKVARREIGILTTNKNTSRTHKIIAPANMERPVRYIRKPIDYTVLDDVGHGVKHGNNQPARTGTLSRTNPPTQKPPSPPMSGRGTLGRNTPYKTLEPVKPPTVPNDYMTSPARLGSQHSPGRTASLNQRPRTHSGSSGGSGSRENSGSSSIGIPIAVPTPSPPTIGPAAPGSAPGSQYGTMTRQISRHNSTTSSTSSGGYRRTPSVTAQFSAQPHVNGGPLYSQNSIADSPTPPPPPPPDDIPMFDDSPPPPPPPPVDYEDEEAAVVQYNDPYADGDPAWAPKNYIEKVVAIYDYTKDKDDELSFMEGAIIYVIKKNDDGWYEGVCNRVTGLFPGNYVESIMHYAD; from the exons ACTGTGGATATTCATAAAGAGAAAGTGGCTCGAAGAGAGATCGGTATTTTGACCACAAATAAGAATACATCAAGAACTCACAAAATAATAGCACCTGCAAATATGGAGCGCCCTGTAAGATATATTCGAAAACCTATTGACTACACAGTTCTCGATGATGTTGGCCATGGTGTGAAG CATGGAAATAACCAGCCTGCAAGAACTGGCACACTGTCTAGAACAAATCCTCCTACTCAGAAACCACCAAGTCCTCCCATGTCAGGCCGGGGAACGTTGGG acGAAATACTCCTTATAAAACCCTGGAACCTGTTAAACCCCCAACAGTTCCTAATGATTATATGACCAGTCCTGCAAGACTTGGAAGTCAGCATAGTCCAGGCAGGACAGCTTCTTTAAATCAGAGACCAAGGACACACAG TGGAAGTAGTGGAGGAAGTGGAAGTCGAGAAAATAGTGGAAGCAGTAGTATTGGCATTCCCATTGCTGTGCCTACACCTTCACCACCCACTATTGGACCAG CAGCCCCGGGCTCAGCTCCTGGTTCCCAGTATGGCACAATGACCAGGCAGATTTCTCGACACAACTCTACTACTTCTTCGACATCTTCTGGTGGATACAGACGGACTCCCTCTGTGACTGCTCAATTTTCTGCTCAGCCTCATGTTAATGGAGGTCCACTTTATTCTCAAAATTCAA TTGCTGATAGCCCAACTCCACCGCCACCACCTCCACCAGATGACATTCCCATGTTTGATGACTCTCCACCCCCGCCCCCACCGCCTCCAGTGGACTATGAAGATGAAGAAGCTGCAGTAGTTCAGTATAATGATCCATATGCAGATGGGGATCCTGCCTGGGCCCCCAAGAATTATATTGAGAAAG TTGTTGCAATATATGATTATACAAAAGACAAGGATGATGAGCTGTCATTTATGGAGGGTGCAATCATTTAtgttataaagaagaatgatgaTGGCTGGTATGAAGGAGTCTGCAATCGAGTGACTGGTCTCTTCCCTGGGAACTACGTTGAATCAATCATGCACTATGCtgattaa
- the Abi1 gene encoding abl interactor 1 isoform X16 yields MLFSLVCSGSSGGSGSRENSGSSSIGIPIAVPTPSPPTIGPAAPGSAPGSQYGTMTRQISRHNSTTSSTSSGGYRRTPSVTAQFSAQPHVNGGPLYSQNSIADSPTPPPPPPPDDIPMFDDSPPPPPPPPVDYEDEEAAVVQYNDPYADGDPAWAPKNYIEKVVAIYDYTKDKDDELSFMEGAIIYVIKKNDDGWYEGVCNRVTGLFPGNYVESIMHYAD; encoded by the exons atgcttttttcccttgtttgcaGTGGAAGTAGTGGAGGAAGTGGAAGTCGAGAAAATAGTGGAAGCAGTAGTATTGGCATTCCCATTGCTGTGCCTACACCTTCACCACCCACTATTGGACCAG CAGCCCCGGGCTCAGCTCCTGGTTCCCAGTATGGCACAATGACCAGGCAGATTTCTCGACACAACTCTACTACTTCTTCGACATCTTCTGGTGGATACAGACGGACTCCCTCTGTGACTGCTCAATTTTCTGCTCAGCCTCATGTTAATGGAGGTCCACTTTATTCTCAAAATTCAA TTGCTGATAGCCCAACTCCACCGCCACCACCTCCACCAGATGACATTCCCATGTTTGATGACTCTCCACCCCCGCCCCCACCGCCTCCAGTGGACTATGAAGATGAAGAAGCTGCAGTAGTTCAGTATAATGATCCATATGCAGATGGGGATCCTGCCTGGGCCCCCAAGAATTATATTGAGAAAG TTGTTGCAATATATGATTATACAAAAGACAAGGATGATGAGCTGTCATTTATGGAGGGTGCAATCATTTAtgttataaagaagaatgatgaTGGCTGGTATGAAGGAGTCTGCAATCGAGTGACTGGTCTCTTCCCTGGGAACTACGTTGAATCAATCATGCACTATGCtgattaa
- the Abi1 gene encoding abl interactor 1 isoform X11, protein MAELQMLLEEEIPSGKRALIESYQNLTRVADYCENNYIQTVDIHKEKVARREIGILTTNKNTSRTHKIIAPANMERPVRYIRKPIDYTVLDDVGHGVKHGNNQPARTGTLSRTNPPTQKPPSPPMSGRGTLGRNTPYKTLEPVKPPTVPNDYMTSPARLGSQHSPGRTASLNQRPRTHSGSSGGSGSRENSGSSSIGIPIAVPTPSPPTIGPAPGSAPGSQYGTMTRQISRHNSTTSSTSSGGYRRTPSVTAQFSAQPHVNGGPLYSQNSISIAPPPPPMPQLTPQIPLTGFVARVQENIADSPTPPPPPPPDDIPMFDDSPPPPPPPPVDYEDEEAAVVQYNDPYADGDPAWAPKNYIEKVVAIYDYTKDKDDELSFMEGAIIYVIKKNDDGWYEGVCNRVTGLFPGNYVESIMHYAD, encoded by the exons ACTGTGGATATTCATAAAGAGAAAGTGGCTCGAAGAGAGATCGGTATTTTGACCACAAATAAGAATACATCAAGAACTCACAAAATAATAGCACCTGCAAATATGGAGCGCCCTGTAAGATATATTCGAAAACCTATTGACTACACAGTTCTCGATGATGTTGGCCATGGTGTGAAG CATGGAAATAACCAGCCTGCAAGAACTGGCACACTGTCTAGAACAAATCCTCCTACTCAGAAACCACCAAGTCCTCCCATGTCAGGCCGGGGAACGTTGGG acGAAATACTCCTTATAAAACCCTGGAACCTGTTAAACCCCCAACAGTTCCTAATGATTATATGACCAGTCCTGCAAGACTTGGAAGTCAGCATAGTCCAGGCAGGACAGCTTCTTTAAATCAGAGACCAAGGACACACAG TGGAAGTAGTGGAGGAAGTGGAAGTCGAGAAAATAGTGGAAGCAGTAGTATTGGCATTCCCATTGCTGTGCCTACACCTTCACCACCCACTATTGGACCAG CCCCGGGCTCAGCTCCTGGTTCCCAGTATGGCACAATGACCAGGCAGATTTCTCGACACAACTCTACTACTTCTTCGACATCTTCTGGTGGATACAGACGGACTCCCTCTGTGACTGCTCAATTTTCTGCTCAGCCTCATGTTAATGGAGGTCCACTTTATTCTCAAAATTCAA TTTCTATtgctccacctcctccccctATGCCTCAATTGACTCCACAGATACCTCTCACAGGCTTCGTGGCCAGGGTGCAGGAAAACA TTGCTGATAGCCCAACTCCACCGCCACCACCTCCACCAGATGACATTCCCATGTTTGATGACTCTCCACCCCCGCCCCCACCGCCTCCAGTGGACTATGAAGATGAAGAAGCTGCAGTAGTTCAGTATAATGATCCATATGCAGATGGGGATCCTGCCTGGGCCCCCAAGAATTATATTGAGAAAG TTGTTGCAATATATGATTATACAAAAGACAAGGATGATGAGCTGTCATTTATGGAGGGTGCAATCATTTAtgttataaagaagaatgatgaTGGCTGGTATGAAGGAGTCTGCAATCGAGTGACTGGTCTCTTCCCTGGGAACTACGTTGAATCAATCATGCACTATGCtgattaa